In the Ranitomeya imitator isolate aRanImi1 chromosome 2, aRanImi1.pri, whole genome shotgun sequence genome, acacatgtgacccgtcggctctgggatgAAGTGTGCGAAAACCtgtttccgaggtgggaggaccttcatcCAAGGCAGCGGAGTAAAGaaagtaagtattcacttttcagtgatgttttgagctgaatgtaatgtattgtaattaacaattttttttaaattcattcttgtcttcacaggtgatagggttaggaagcggtggcggtcactgagagATTGCTACAAGAGGgaatttaacgaggagatgcaggcccagaGTGGTTCAGCAGGAAAGAAAAGACGGTGctataaatacggccctgccctgaCCTTCCTCAGGCAAACCATGCTGAatcgagtgtaagtattcaacagcccattaaataaccatgttaacctgtctaactttgtttggtttcagtcagggctttttcctatcaatatattaatttttttttttttttctttcacagcaccttcagcAGCCATCGGGCACCTGCATCGACCTCggcgccctctggagcgatctctcaggagtccgccaccgagggccacgtcggtaggccccacacctctgacccctctgtcccGTCCACTTCCACCACCCCAAGCACTGAAGCATCATTGCAGCCTTCCTTACTTGCATCTGATCAacagttagcgttccctttaccccacccctctgatcctgccacctctagaccaccattaggttcgtggcggcagcgacagagaggtcaggaaaggagctatgctcctgaattcttgcatctgaatgcatccttccaaggatctttcaagattttgggagaacaagtgactgctgg is a window encoding:
- the LOC138667538 gene encoding uncharacterized protein; amino-acid sequence: MADRRHADTHVTRRLWDEVCENLFPRWEDLHPRQRSKESDRVRKRWRSLRDCYKREFNEEMQAQSGSAGKKRRCYKYGPALTFLRQTMLNRVTFSSHRAPASTSAPSGAISQESATEGHVGRPHTSDPSVPSTSTTPSTEASLQPSLLASDQQLAFPLPHPSDPATSRPPLGSWRQRQRGQERSYAPEFLHLNASFQGSFKILGEQVTAGFNMVQARISETSRETSSRLDWLHSDVSQSPANLFFFNPCSGAWKSFLLRSRCG